In Malassezia vespertilionis chromosome 7, complete sequence, the following proteins share a genomic window:
- a CDS encoding uncharacterized protein (antiSMASH:Cluster_1; COG:K; EggNog:ENOG503NW34) → MNSGFAHPEKEEQKELACQWRGCDLQFDSVENLYRHLCDEHVGRNSKNNLCLQCYWGDCEASYSKRDHITSHIRIHIPMKPYTCPTCRKSFKRSQDLKKHRRTHTTQDAPCLESSPEIKPISIAPLRMEHVPLYPNLVSAGEHREVPSHARSAIYRSPSYSGSASSSASSLYGTQRDTSPRGLAQDVHPFSARHMYEPLYPSLPKPPVSVAPHLPRFRQSPEPEAMRYEHFPQTGAKRAREDVDEFWDGVLHKRVAPVYDTDMAGRLTQMTAPGPFYEPGVLDAFLDASLHALHPEQHDRAWTLPKTPTQSIADVNAWLVQLGMGVTRSHGQVKMPHQYGTEASATPADFGETLQALGLDQIPGLDMDFADPTLSMPTLQPEQDGKHQYRHIQALTRAPLEQNAPCMQDEAMDVDMPHESEKPRGAFPRVPGDPQRHLNLILNLLLAINARKRVEPGTGRIVPLYRETRIPSTRPDVRRLSLYEPGAPRRGMLYRTQPTAPGAMRSEREEREEWKREEAKRESSAWHGVLPSISQLLCDTE, encoded by the coding sequence ATGAACTCGGGATTTGCACATCCCGAGAAAGAGGAGCAGAAGGAACTCGCTTGCCAGTGGCGTGGCTGCGACTTGCAGTTTGACTCGGTCGAAAACCTGTATCGCCATCTCTGTGACGAGCATGTCGGTCGCAATAGCAAAAACAATCTGTGCTTGCAGTGCTACTGGGGCGACTGCGAAGCATCGTACAGCAAACGCGATCACATCACGAGCCACATCCGCATCCACATCCCGATGAAACCGTATACATGCCCCACGTGCCGGAAAAGCTTCAAGCGGTCCCAGGACCTCAAGAAACACCGGCGCACTCACACCACTCAGGACGCGCCTTGCTTAGAGAGCAGTCCAGAAATAAAACCGATCTCGATCGCCCCGCTGCGTATGGAACACGTCCCGTTGTACCCAAACTTGGTCTCGGCAGGAGAGCACCGCGAAGTGCcgtcgcacgcgcgcagcgctaTTTACCGCTCTCCATCGTACAGCGGATCTGCGTCGTCCTCTGCGTCGTCCTTATatggcacgcagcgcgatACCTCGCCGCGTGGACTGGCCCAAGACGTGCATCCGTTTTCTGCGCGACACATGTACGAGCCGCTATATCCGTCGCTCCCAAAGCCACCGGTCAGTGTCGCGCCACATCTCCCGCGCTTCCGCCAAAGCCCTGAGCCAGAGGCGATGCGCTACGAGCATTTTCCGCAGACCggagccaagcgcgcgcgcgaagacGTCGACGAGTTCTGGGACGGTGTcctgcacaagcgcgtcgcgccagtGTACGATACTGATATGGCCGGTCGGCTCACGCAAATGACTGCCCCAGGGCCGTTCTACGAGCCCGGCGTCCTCGATGCATTCCTcgatgcatcgctgcatgcgctccatCCAGAGCAGCACGATCGCGCGTGGACCCTGCCGAAAACTCCGACGCAGTCTATCGCCGACGTCAATGCGTGGCTTGTCCAGCTGGGCATGGGTGTGACGCGCTCGCATGGACAGGTAAAAATGCCGCACCAGTACGGCACAGAAGCTTCCGCAACCCCCGCAGACTTTggcgagacgctgcaggCCTTGGGACTCGACCAGATCCCAGGGCTCGACATGGACTTTGCCGATCCAACCCTGTCCATGCCCACGCTGCAGCCGGAGCAGGACGGCAAGCACCAATACCGCCACATCCAGGCGCTCACACGTGCACCTTTGGAGCAGAATGCCCCGTGCATGCAGGACGAAGCTATGGATGTGGACATGCCGCACGAGTCCGAAAAGCCGCGTGGCGCTTTTCCACGCGTGCCCGGCGATCCGCAGCGCCACCTCAACCTGATTCTGAATTTGCTGCTCGCGATCAATGCCCGGAAACGGGTCGAGCCGGGCACCGGGCGTATCGTGCCGCTTTACCGGGAAACGCGAATCCCCTCGACGCGCCCCGATGTACGACGCTTGTCGCTTTATGAGCCTGGAGCtccacgccgcggcatgcTGTATCGCACACAGCCGACTGCCCCTGGCGCCATGCGGTCTGAGAGGGAGGAGAGGGAGGAATGGAAAAGGGAAGAGGCGAAAAGGGAGTCAAGCGCCTGGCACGGCGTGCTACCGAGCATTTCACAGCTTCTTTGCGATACAGAGTGA
- the BET2 gene encoding protein geranylgeranyltransferase type II (BUSCO:EOG09263G3M; COG:O; antiSMASH:Cluster_1; EggNog:ENOG503NTZW): MLLVAQHVRFIKHLEQKRDSSLAYHVTAHLRMNGVYWGLCALSLMHACDALDRAAVVEFVLACFDPASGGFGAYPGHDAHILSTLSAIQILALENALSVLDERGMRTRIVAFVLRMQRPDGAFQGDVWGETDTRFLYCGVSALAHLGALHQLDTPKTTAWVMQCANFDGGFGTTQGAESHAAQVFTCLGALSILGALDLVERDMLGWWLAERQTPSGGLNGRPQKVEDVCYSYWVLASLSMIGRLHWIDPQKLSAFILAAQDPEGGGIADRPDNVADVFHTLFGVAGLGLLGYKGLAPVDPTYCMPLAVTEKLGMARPFQRVTVDWE; encoded by the coding sequence atgctcctcgtcgcgcagcatgtgCGTTTCATCAAGCATCTCGAGCAGAAACGCGATAGCAGCCTCGCATACCATGTGACAGCACACCTGCGTATGAACGGTGTCTACTGGGGCCTGTGTGCACTCTCTCTCATGCATGCATGCGATGCATTggaccgcgccgctgtcgtGGAATTTGTGCTCGCGTGCTTCGATCCTGCGTCGGGTGGCTTTGGCGCGTACCCTGGCCACGACGCGCATATCCTAAGCACGCTCAGCGCCATCCAGAtccttgcgctggaaaatgcgctctcggtgctggacgagcgtgggatgcgcacgcgcattgTTGCGTTTGTGCTCCGCATGCAGCGGCCCGACGGCGCATTCCAGGGCGACGTGTGGGGCGAGACAGATACCCGGTTTCTCTACTGCGGCGTAAGTGCATTGGCGCACTtgggtgcgctgcaccagcTCGACACCCCGAAAACCACCGCGTGGGTCATGCAGTGTGCGAATTTCGACGGCGGATTCGGCACGACGCAAGGCGCAGAGAGCCACGCCGCACAAGTGTTTACCTGTCTCGGCGCTTTATCGATTCTCGGTGCACTGGATTTGGTGGAACGTGATATGCTGGGCTGGTggctcgccgagcggcAGACGCCGAGCGGCGGGCTCAACGGCCGGCCGCAAAAAGTAGAAGATGTGTGCTACTCGTACTGGGTCCTGGCCTCCCTCAGCATGATTGGGCGGCTGCACTGGATCGATCCACAAAAACTCTCCGCATTTatcctcgccgcgcaggaTCCAGAGGGCGGCGGGATCGCGGATCGGCCGGATAACGTCGCGGATGTGTTCCATACGCTGTTTGGCGTCGCAGGGCTTGGATTGCTCGGATACAAGGGGCTCGCACCTGTGGATCCTACGTATTGCATGCCGCTTGCTGTAACGGAGAAGCTGGGGATGGCGCGGCCATTTCAGCGTGTAACGGTTGATTGGGAGTAG
- the RPO26 gene encoding subunit common to RNA polymerases I, II, and III (antiSMASH:Cluster_1; COG:K; BUSCO:EOG09265552; EggNog:ENOG503P3W3), which produces MDADDAGMNEEGYYEDEAAFDADVDADAELDETMVGEDGDVPEDAIVHSNAPPAMHAENPTHTKPNAERITTPYMTKYEKARILGTRALQISMNAPVLVPTEGEMDPLAIAQKELTAKKIPLLVRRYLPDGSFEDWSVAELIISD; this is translated from the exons ATGGATGCGGACGATGCAGGGATGAATGAAGAGGG GTATTATGAGGACGAGGCCGCCTTTGATGCTGACGTCGATGCTgacgccgagctggacgagacCATGGTTGGTGAGGACGGTGACGTGCCGGAAGACGCCATTGTGCACTCCAACGCCCCCccagcgatgcacgcagAGAATCCAACGCACACCAAACCcaatgccgagcgcatcaCGACACCGTACATGACGAAATAtgaaaaggcgcgcatccTCGGCACACGCGCACTGCAGATCAG TATGAATGCGCCTGTGCTTGTACCGACCGAGGGCGAGATGGACCCATTGGCCATTGCACAAAAAGAGCTCACTGCGAAGAAGATCCCGCttcttgtgcggcgctaTCTTCCCGACGGCAGTTTTGAGGACTGGAGCGTCGCGGAGCTGATCATTTCTGATTAA
- a CDS encoding putative NRPS-like protein biosynthetic cluster (antiSMASH:Cluster_1; EggNog:ENOG503P0E3; TransMembrane:7 (o806-822i827-844o864-882i1044-1065o1101-1118i1308-1341o1361-1387i); SMCOG1002:AMP-dependent synthetase and ligase; COG:I) has protein sequence MDIPLSYIFNLPERPRDLSLGDHLAKHITDNGKFQTLIDCLPASNKRALISPDLNRPPLTHKMLRDFVSNFVLPTSGRTHALAPNDRIMMALPTGPENALALLAVSSYFAVAPVNSSCTADELREDALRLGARAVISTRDAADRLQLHDLYYQHGLEIYFVDGFTSGPAGVFEVSTLGEEVAGSRSVGPPPPNGLNSQCLVLHTSGTSGTKKVVPYSLRDLIVGAACVMESWQLTPDQVDMNMMPLFHVGGIVRNLWAPVISGGSTILCSGFDANAWWPLAMQLGATWYYAAPTMHHAILMSKPAEVDPASQLKIRMICNAAGGLLPSLASQLRATFNCTVLPSYGMTECMPIASPPINYELDRPGTSGIACGPYLSIRDPSNLEEECPITKTGNVCVASLPTFSGYEVFQNGAASLDTSVFTSQGWFDTGDCGHMDKDGYLYITGRSKEIINKGGEVVSPFEVEEAIMQACGDRVKQTLAFSVEHKVLQETIGVVIVPQPNHPRIGLAELQNALRNHLHPSKWPFVIVYMNDVPKNQAGKPLRIKLGSRLGIGSLSDDVPALDRHFEAKTPSKEAPLSKPIPCSRINVDVRAVQRACYRIPGVLDAAVVQQRDRAPMAFLQVQEDAGFDAADIDRALSQILHGYVVPNPLHVFRQPLIKTNGQYDFDAMESIVREQNAASMSHTSILVRDVIAKLLDLDSGSITDESDFFLLGGNSLLLGRLVFLLRKETDVNLEVSTIFVNSTVSRIAALIDEQKGGGEEADGPIYNMDEKGAGLHSSYHLAHNYANETDPGFSSHSEKGRSQTHPLVLFVQAIPFFFFYPLKAAWTWTVILHGLAFFAFYIEDSFWERLGALLASIVIARLSSRIICPSAAIAFKWVVIGRYRPGKYPMWSNYYLRWWIVNQSLRTGGRGIFAIHPVLERMYYRLLGMSIGKNVKISPDAKIYECDLITLHDRASIDSCLIRGFCVERDGYFRLEPIVIGRDCVVNTYTQISPGARLADGTVWGPQSSSHEAPSPDAYASFNRNDVAEPNFLLKWLIGYPLIILVSIVAYVPWFASLFLLIAQPFNFPNHDSLQGVIAWYAWPRRIGYHFLARVVRKLLMPLVHVFISILIKRLMGFNHAGSMRNASQMALFRRWLNSRLLSQWRLRQAFGVLGTHYEMTSVVYRAMGARIGKRVYWPGSGIHCPDPELLEVGDDVVFGSRSEVFTSDTISFDPVRIGRGAMIADRVVILPGTTIGRQCVMGSGALTRRGGMYEERSVWMGQKNGEAVSFGKTAGGEDELGEDTTLTPFGRAFYRREANYFVMPYLMLICINVLILAATAAYWAGAFAATVVAINKIVVTYSDRSSWLFDDHWYRPAFLYLAISIFFVVILPAQALISLLWVICTKWILIGRRREGRYNWDMSSYCQRWQLHLALMRPALQGFGGYIYQNISGTVFAVWYLRALGARIGKDCNIWAGGKPSLQLTEPDLVTMGDRVSIDDCSVVAHINSRGQFSLNRLRIGDSCAMRTGSRLLSGASMESHSMLLEHTLVASGEVTESWAVYGGWPARRLKLRRPPQKA, from the coding sequence ATGGACATCCCATTGTCGTACATATTCAACTTGCCCGAGCGGCCGCGCGACTTGTCGCTCGGCGACCACCTAGCTAAGCATATCACCGACAATGGCAAGTTCCAGACATTGATCGACTGTCTGCCAGCGTCGAACAAGCGCGCACTCATCTCGCCGGACCTTAACAGGCCGCCACTTACGCATAAAATGTTGCGCGACTTTGTCTCCAATTTCGTCCTTCCGACCTCGGGCCGCACccatgcgcttgcgcccaATGATCGTATTATGATGGCTCTGCCGACCGGCCCTGAAAATGCACTTGCTTTGCTTGCCGTGTCGTCCTACTTTGCCGTCGCTCCTGTAAATTCAAGCTGTACCGCCGATGAActgcgcgaggatgcgctccgcctgggcgcgcgcgccgttatctcgacgcgcgatgcagccgATCGTCTCCAGCTGCACGATTTATACTACCAACACGGACTCGAGATCTACTTTGTCGATGGCTTTACGAGCGGTCCCGCCGGTGTTTTTGAAGTATCCACGCTCGGCGAGGAAGTTGCGGGGAGCCGCTCTGTCGGCCCGCCACCACCAAATGGCTTGAATAGCCAGTGTTTGGTCCTGCATACGTCGGGCACGTCGGGCACGAAAAAGGTGGTGCCTTACTCGCTACGTGACCTGATTGTGGGCGCTGCCTGTGTTATGGAGAGCTGGCAGCTTACCCCTGACCAGGTGGACATGAACATGATGCCTCTCTTCCACGTCGGCGGCATTGTGCGTAATTTGTGGGCGCCTGTGATTTCCGGTGGCAGCACTATTCTTTGCAGTGGTTTCGATGCCAATGCATGGTGGCCGCTCGCAATGCAGCTCGGTGCGACGTGGTACTATGCTGCGCCCACGATGCACCACGCCATCTTGATGTCCAAGCCCGCCGAGGTCGATCCTGCCTCGCAGCTCAAGATTCGTATGATTTGCAATGCTGCAGGCGGTCTGCTCCCCTCACTGGCCAGCCAACTGCGCGCAACATTTAACTGCACTGTTCTTCCTTCGTACGGTATGACTGAGTGTATGCCCATTGCATCGCCACCCATAAACTACGAACTCGACCGTCCAGGCACCTCGGGCATTGCCTGTGGTCCCTACCTCAGCATTCGCGACCCGTCCAACCTCGAGGAGGAATGCCCCATCACCAAGACGGGCAATGTTTGTGTCGCTAGCCTTCCTACGTTTAGCGGCTACGAAGTGTTTCAGAATGGCGCCGCCTCGCTCGACACCTCTGTCTTTACTTCCCAAGGCTGGTTCGACACGGGCGACTGTGGCCACATGGACAAGGACGGATACCTCTACATTACCGGTCGCTCGAAAGAGATTATCAACAAGGGTGGTGAGGTTGTCTCTCCGTTTGAGGTCGAAGAAGCCATCATGCAGGCGTGCGGCGATCGCGTTAAACAAACGCTTGCTTTTTCCGTCGAGCACAAGGTACTGCAGGAAACCATTGGTGTCGTGATTGTCCCTCAGCCAAACCACCCCCGCATCGGCTTGGCGGAGCTGCAGAATGCGCTGCGAAATCACTTGCACCCTTCGAAGTGGCCTTTTGTGATTGTATATATGAATGATGTGCCCAAGAACCAGGCTGGCAAGCCGCTGCGTATAAAACTCGGCTCGCGTCTCGGCATTGGCTCCCTTTCGGACGATGTACCAGCGCTGGACAGGCATTTTGAGGCCAAGACCCCTAGCAAGGAAGCGCCCCTATCGAAACCCATTCCGTGTTCGCGCATTAATGTTGACGTGCGCGCTGTACAGCGTGCATGCTACCGTATTCCCGGCGTTCTCGACGCCGCCGttgtccagcagcgcgatcGTGCTCCGATGGCCTTTCTCCAAGTCCAGGAGGACGCCGGATTTGATGCAGCTGATATCGACCGCGCCTTGAGCCAAATCTTGCACGGCTACGTTGTTCCTAACCCTCTCCACGTATTTCGCCAGCCACTGATCAAGACGAATGGCCAGTACGACTTTGATGCGATGGAGAGCATTGTGCGCGAACAGAATGCAGCAAGCATGTCGCACACTTCTATCCTTGTCCGTGATGTTATTGCCAAGCTCCTGGACCTTGATTCCGGCTCAATTACCGACGAATCCGACTTTTTCCTGCTGGGCGGCAACAGTCTCTTGCTCGGTCGCCTTGTCTTTTTGCTCCGCAAAGAGACGGACGTGAACCTGGAAGTGTCGACCATCTTTGTCAACTCGACCGTATCGCGTATTGCTGCGCTCATTGACGAGCAGAAAGGCGGTGGCGAAGAGGCAGATGGGCCGATCTACAATATGGACGAAAAAGGTGCCGGCCTGCACTCGTCCTaccatctcgcgcacaacTACGCGAACGAGACCGACCCCGGCTTCTCGTCGCACAGCGAGAAAGGACGCAGCCAAACTCATCCACTTGTCCTCTTTGTTCAGGCCATTCCTTTCTTTTTTTTCTATCCTCTCAAGGCCGCTTGGACCTGGACGGTTATTCTTCATGGTCTCGCCTTTTTTGCCTTTTACATCGAGGACAGTTTCTGGGAGCGACTCGGTGCGTTGCTCGCCTCCATTGTCATTGCGCGTCTCAGCAGCCGTATCATCtgcccaagcgctgcgATTGCTTTCAAATGGGTCGTCATTGGCCGGTACAGGCCAGGAAAGTATCCGATGTGGAGTAACTACTACCTCCGCTGGTGGATTGTCAACCAATCGCTCCGCACGGGCGGCCGTGGCATTTTTGCCATTCACCCTGTGCTGGAAAGGATGTACTACCGCCTGCTCGGCATGTCGATCGGCAAAAACGTCAAGATCAGCCCCGATGCCAAGATTTACGAGTGCGACTTGATTACCCTCCACGACCGGGCGAGCATAGACTCCTGTCTCATTCGTGGCTTTtgtgtcgagcgcgacggctACTTTAGGCTCGAACCGATTGTTATTGGGCGTGACTGTGTGGTGAATACCTACACGCAAATCTCAcccggcgcgcgcctcgctgaTGGCACCGTCTGGGGGCCGCAATCCTCTTCCCACGAAGCGCCGTCGCCCGATGCCTACGCTTCGTTTAACAGGAACGATGTCGCGGAGCCCAACTTTTTACTAAAGTGGCTTATCGGCTATCCGCTGATTATCCTCGTTTCGATTGTTGCCTACGTGCCTTGGTTTGCCTCGCTCTTCCTCCTAATTGCTCAACCGTTCAACTTCCCCAACCACGACAGTTTGCAGGGCGTGATTGCTTGGTATGCTTGGCCCCGCCGTATCGGCTACCACTTTTTAGCGCGTGTGGTGCGCAAGCTTTTGATGCCGCTCGTGCACGTATTCATTAGCATTCTGATCAAGCGGCTCATGGGCTTTAACCACGCCGGTTCGATGCGCAATGCTTCGCAAATGGCCCTTTTCCGCCGCTGGCTAAACAGCCGCCTGCTCAGCCAatggcgcttgcgccagGCGTTTGGTGTGCTTGGCACGCATTATGAGATGACCTCGGTTGTGTACAGGGCGATGggtgcgcgcattggaaAACGCGTCTATTGGCCGGGCTCGGGCATTCACTGCCCCGACCcagagctgctcgaggtgGGCGATGATGTTGTGTTTGGCTCGCGCTCGGAAGTTTTTACCTCGGACACGATTAGCTTTGACCCCGTCAGGattggccgcggcgcaatgaTTGCCGACCGTGTTGTGATCCTTCCCGGCACGACCATTGGGCGCCAGTGTGTGATGGGGTCGGGTGCCTTGACTCGTCGTGGTGGCATGTATGAGGAGCGCTCTGTCTGGATGGGCCAAAAGAACGGCGAGGCGGTCAGCTTTGGCAAGACGGCAGGCGGCGAAGACGAGCTTGGGGAGGATACGACCCTGACGCCATTCGGTCGCGCCTTTTACAGGCGCGAGGCCAACTACTTTGTCATGCCCTATCTCATGCTCATCTGCATCAATGTTTTGATTCTTGCCGCAACCGCGGCGTACTGGGCCGGTGCATTTGCCGCTACGGTTGTCGCGATTAACAAGATTGTCGTGACGTATTCCGATAGGTCCTCGTGGCTCTTTGACGACCACTGGTACCGACCCGCCTTTCTCTACTTGGCCATTAGCATCTTTTTCGTCGTCATTTTGCCTGCCCAGGCCCTGATTTCGCTCTTGTGGGTCATTTGCACGAAATGGATTCTCATtggacgccgccgcgagGGTCGCTACAATTGGGATATGAGCAGCTACTGCCAGCGCTGGCAGCTGCATCTTGCGCTGATGCGCCCGGCACTGCAAGGCTTTGGCGGTTATATTTACCAGAACATCTCGGGCACAGTGTTTGCCGTGTGGTACCTtcgtgcgcttggcgctcgGATCGGCAAGGACTGCAATATCTGGGCCGGTGGCAAGCCATCGCTGCAGCTCACCGAGCCGGATCTTGTGACGATGGGCGACCGTGTCTCGATTGACGACTGCTCGGTCGTCGCTCACATCAATTCGCGTGGTCAATTTAGTCTCAATCGACTGCGGATCGGCGATTCCTGTGCTATGCGTACAGGTTCGCGTCTCTTGTCGGGTGCGAGTATGGAATCGCACTCGATGCTGCTGGAACACACGCTTGTCGCTTCCGGCGAAGTTACCGAGAGCTGGGCCGTGTATGGCGGCTGGCCTGCACGCAGGCTCAAATTGCGTAGACCCCCGCAGAAAGCGTAA
- the MSH3 gene encoding Mismatch repair protein msh3 (COG:L; antiSMASH:Cluster_1; BUSCO:EOG09260LI6; EggNog:ENOG503NUIG) codes for MDGTAREGAMPAPETRKKAKKTTAPRSRATSSAALSGAAAPSYTPLEQQILALKEAHPDVLLLVEVGYKMKMVGEDAHTASRILNIACFSERNLATAMIPVPRLAVHVKRLVAHGLKVGVCRQTETRALKAATEHANRPFARELTGLYTSSTWIDDIDAVQALEEVGAEQIVLAVAECAEVGIAALDVATGAITYDAFRDDAMRTELETRLAHLVPQELLLPTHLSEDTRRAVRAYTAVHPNVRIEHVADCDHISTRLGELYSGTALASVLAYAPATQAAFVYLVQYLGAFQLTSAFATCANYCAFTDRASMRLNGHTLANLELLRTREGKVQGTLFAHLDHCKTPMGKRRLRAWLRRPLLQANRIAERLDAVDCLRVRRAAVLHTIPSMLVRIPDLARGLSRIAYGLAAPTELATVLLSLHRITHTFPDVHSPLDAHTASPVVDRAIADLGAARECVARFLDRISIPDARNNDKVGMFPTASENVLACRDMLAEDEAQFVAHLEAARTTLHRPKLQYTSVSGVENLIEVRASDVPRTPADWVRISSTKLVVRFHTPAIVRLSKLREQHRELLAEGGKVMYADFLREVAQAYAAMHCVVEAVALLDALSSLAAVASLPGYVRPTVQDGAPHLALTQFRHPVSETRTAAYVPNDIALGGAAPHAVLLTGANMGGKSSTARAIALVVILAQMGSFVPCADAQLTPHDAIMTRMGAHDELVSGKSTFMVEAEETAHILKTATPKTMVLLDEFGRGTSTFDGTALAYAVLESFLAQQAPPRVLFITHYMALGALVDAYPKTLCAMHLAVKLEGPEHVVFLHKLVDGLAQGSLGMYVALLAGLPRELVACARQRAASMDRRRVAAYSALVHALVHTPLQAPPLLRAMTSLAACRGQCHDA; via the exons ATGGACGGGACTGCGAGGGAGGGTGCTATGCCGGCACCGGAAACGCGAAAAAAAGCGAAAAAGAcgaccgcgccgcgcagccgagcaacgtcgagcgcggcgctttccggcgccgcagcgcccagcTATACGCCTCTCGAGCAGCAGATCCTTGCGCTGAAAGAAGCGCACCCTGATGTGCTACTTTTAGTCGAAGTGGGCTACAAGATGAAAATGGTCGGCGAGGATGCACACACGGCGAGCCGCATCCTCAACATT GCGTGCTTCAGCGAAAGGAATCTCGCGACTGCCATGATCCCCGTCCCGCGCCTTGCTGTACATGTAAAgcgccttgtcgcgcacggtCTCAAAGTCGGCGTGTGCCGCCAGACagagacgcgcgcgctgaaaGCCGCGACGGAGCATGCCAACAGGccctttgcgcgcgagctcacTGGCCTGTACACGTCCAGCACATGGATCGACGATATAGATGcagtgcaggcgctggaaGAGGTCGGTGCGGAGCAGATCGTGCTTGCTGTTGCCGAGTGCGCAGAGGTAGGGATCGCTGCACTGGACGTGGCTACAGGCGCCATTACCTACGATGCGTTCCGCGAcgacgcgatgcgcacCGAGCTCGAGACGCGGCTCGCACATCTAGTCCCGCAGGAGCTTCTCCTGCCTACGCACCTTTCGGAGGatacgcggcgcgctgtgcgtgcatACACAGCCGTACATCCCAacgtgcgcatcgagcacgtcgccgaCTGCGACCATATATCCACACGtctcggcgagctgtacaGCGGGACCGCTTTGGCATCTGTGCTTGCGTACGcgcctgcgacgcaagctGCGTTTGTATACCTTGTCCAGTACCTCGGCGCGTTCCAGCTGACCTCGGCTTTTGCTACGTGCGCCAATTATTGCGCCTTTACCGACcgcgcgtcgatgcgccTCAACGGCCACACGCTGGCGAATttggagctgctgcgcacgagaGAAGGAAAAGTCCAAGGcacgctctttgcgcacctTGACCACTGCAAGACGCCGAtgggcaagcgccgccttcgcgcatggctgcggcgcccaCTCCTGCAGGCAAACCGCATTGCCGAGCGGCTGGACGCGGTCGACTGtttgcgtgtgcgccgcgccgcggtgtTGCACACCATCCCGAGCATGCTGGTCCGCATCCCCGATCTTGCACGCGGCctctcgcgcatcgcgtATGGCCTGGCAGCACCGACAGAGCTCGCAACGGTGCTCTTGTCCCTGCACCGAATCACACACACCTTTCCCGACGTGCACTCGCCTCTGGATGCACACACGGCCAGTCCTGTAGTCGATCGCGCGATCGCGGatctcggcgcggcgcgcgaatgcgtcgcgcgctttctTGACCGCATCTCCATCcccgacgcgcgcaacaaCGACAAGGTGGGTATGTTTCCCACCGCCAGCGAAAACGTCCTCGCGTGCCGGGACATGCTCGcagaggacgaggcgcagtTTGTTGCCCACctcgaagcggcgcgcacgacacTGCACCGCCCAAAGCTGCAGTATACGAGCGTCTCGGGCGTGGAAAACTTGATCGAGGtgcgcgccagcgacgtgccgcgcacgcccgccGACTGGGTGCGGATCAGCAGCACGAAGCTTGTCGTGCGCTTCCACACGCCTGCGATTGTGCGCCTGTCCAaactgcgcgagcagcaccGCGAGCTTCTTGCCGAAGGAGGCAAGGTCATGTACGCTGATTTCTTGCGCGAGGTAGCACAGGCATacgcggcgatgcattgcGTCGTCGAGGCCGTCGCATTGCTGGACGCGCTGAGCAGCCTGGCAGCCGTTGCATCCTTGCCGGGGTACGTGCGTCCCACTGTCCAggacggtgcgccgcaccttgCCCTCACGCAGTTTCGGCACCCCGTCTCCGAGacgcgcaccgcagcgtACGTGCCAAACGATATTGCACtaggaggcgcagcgccgcatgccgTTTTGCTCACGGGCGCCAACATGGGCGGCAAGTCGagtacggcgcgcgcgattgcCCTCGTCGTCATTCTCGCCCAAATGGGCTCGTTTGTCCCATGTGCCGACGCGCAGCTCACACCGCACGACGCCATCATGACCCGGATGGGCGCCCACGACGAGCTTGTAAGCGGCAAGTCGACATTCATGGTCGAGGCTGAAGAGACGGCGCACATCCTCAAGACAGCGACGCCAAAGACCATGGTGCTCTTGGACGAGTTTGGGCGTGGGACGTCGACGTTTGACGGGACTGCACTTGCATATGCGGTGCTGGAATCCTTccttgcacagcaagcaCCGCCGAGGGTACTGTTCATCACACACTACATGGCCCTCGGTGCACTGGTGGATGCGTACCCTAAAACGCtttgcgcaatgcactTGGCTGTCAAGCTGGAGGGCCCAGAGCACGTCGTGTTCTTGCACAAGCTTGTCGACGGGCTTGCCCAGGGATCGCTCGGGATGTatgtcgcgctgcttgcagGGCTGCCTAGAGAGCTGGTcgcatgtgcgcgacagCGAGCCGCATCGATGGATCGCCGTCGCGTTGCGGCGTACAGTGCATTGGTGCACGCATTGGtgcacacgccgctgcaagcgccgccgttGCTGCGTGCAATGACGTCTTTGGCGGCGTGTCGGGGCCAATGCCACGACGCATAG